TCAAAACGAAAACCAAGAAATGATTGCCAAGATGGTGAGGGATTTTGCTGAAAAAAACATCAGACCTCGTTTAATGGAATGGGATGAAAGTCAGGAATTTCCGGTAGAAGTTTTTAAAAAATTGGGTGAATTAGGCTTGATGGGAGTTTTGGTTCCGACTGAATACGGAGGATCAGGCTTTGGGTATTTGGAATATGTAACAGCTATCAGCGAATTGGCTAAGGTTTGTGGTTCTATAGGCTTATCTATGGCGGCACACAACTCGTTGTGTACCGGACATATTTTGCAATTCGGAAATGAAGAGCAAAAGAAAAAATACCTTCCTAAATTAGCGACAGGAGAATGGATTGGTGCCTGGGGTTTAACCGAGTCAAACACGGGAAGTGATGCTATGCGAATGAAGGTTGTAGCCACGAAGGACGGAGATCATTGGGTTTTAAATGGAGCAAAAAACTGGATTACCCATGGTATTACCGGAAATGTAGCTGTAGTTTTAGCCAGAACAGGCGAATTATTGGATTCACATGGAATTACCGCTTTCATTGTTGAACGAGGTACTCCAGGATTTAAGGCCGGAAAGAAAGAAAATAAACTAGGTATGCGGGCATCGGAAACCGCGGAAATGATTTTTGAAAATTGCCGGGTTCATGAAAGTCAGGTAATGGGAAAAGTTGGCGATGGTTTTATTCAGGCCATGAAGGTGTTGGATGGTGGTAGAATCTCCATTGCTGCCTTGTCGTTAGGTATCGCCAAAGGAGCTTATGAAGCGGCCTTGAAATACTCCAAAGAAAGAGAACAATTTGGACAGCCAATTGCTAATTTCCAAGCAATTGCTTTTAAACTTGCCGATATGGCTACCGAAATTGAAGCGGCAGAATTGCTTACCTTCCAGGCAGCCGACTTAAAAAACAGAGGTTTAAAAATGACTACACAGGCAGCTATGGCTAAATACTATGCCTCCGAAGTTTCAGTAAGAGTAAGTACAGAAGCTGTTCAAATCTTTGGTGGCTATGGTTATACCAAAGACTTTCCGGTGGAGAAGTTTTACAGAGATAGTAAGCTTTGTACCATCGGTGAAGGCACCTCTGAAATACAAAAACTGGTAATTGGAAAACAAATTCTACAATAATAGTTGTTGGAAAGAAAATATTGTTATCTTTGCACCCCTTAAAATTTAAATCAGACGATGATTGTTGTTCAAATTAAAGAAGGCGAAAGCATTGAAAAAGCCTTAAAGAAGTACAAGAAGAAATTCGAAAAAACCGGTGTTGTTAAACAATTACGTGCACGCCAGTCTTTCACTAAACCTTGTATCCGCGCTCGTCAAACTCGCCTTAAAGCAGTTTACGTTCAGGCAACCTACCGCACCGAGCAAGCTTAATTAGCTTCTCGAGGTATCTACATATCTTCAAGCCTTGTTTGGAAAACACTTCCGAACGAGGCTTTTTTGTTTATCAGTTTCCTCTATACTTTGAGTGACGAGTTGGCGGTATACGGATTGGATGATGTATTTTTGAAAGCTAAACCATTCTAAACTAAACCCGATAGAGACAAATAGCTTTGCGGTTCTAAATATAATGGCCAAGCACTTCCAATTGAACCTAAACCAAACCAACGAAGTAGCACAAAACCGCAAACTATAGGCGATAGCGGGACTGAAGATTGGCAGAGGCACGGAAGATTGTTTTCTAAAAATTATACCAATTTTAATTTATAAATAGTCCAATCGGTATTATTCTTCCGCTCCTAGAGCTTGTTTATAGGTTTTCAAGGCTCTTTCGCGGGCGAATTTATGATCGACTATGGGTCTGGAATAGCTTAATTCGTCCACTTCCTTGACCCATTTTCGGATATAACGACCTTCTGCATCGAACTTTTTAGTTTGCTCTTCCGGATTAAAAACGCGAAAATACGGGGCGGCATCACAACCCGAACCTGCTGCCCACTGCCAGCCACCGTTGTTAGAAGCCAGCTCAAAATCGAGCAATTTTTCAGCGAAATAGGCCTCACCCCAGCGCCAATCGATGAGTAAATGTTTAGTCAAAAAACTGGCTACCACCATCCTCACCCGGTTATGCATGAAGCCGGTTTCATTAAGCTGACGCATGCCTGCATCCACAATGGGATAACCTGTTTTACCCTGGCACCAACGTTCAAAATCGGCCGGATTGTTGCGCCAGGCAATGCGGTCATAAGCCGGCTTAAAGGAATTGCCAACCACATGCGGGAAATGCCAAAGTATCATCATATAAAAATCTCTCCAAATCAACTCATTTAACCAAATTTCGCTTTTTTCACGGGCCAGGCTTGCCAATTGCCGAATGCTGACTGTA
This portion of the Bacteroidia bacterium genome encodes:
- a CDS encoding acyl-CoA dehydrogenase, which produces MNFAQNENQEMIAKMVRDFAEKNIRPRLMEWDESQEFPVEVFKKLGELGLMGVLVPTEYGGSGFGYLEYVTAISELAKVCGSIGLSMAAHNSLCTGHILQFGNEEQKKKYLPKLATGEWIGAWGLTESNTGSDAMRMKVVATKDGDHWVLNGAKNWITHGITGNVAVVLARTGELLDSHGITAFIVERGTPGFKAGKKENKLGMRASETAEMIFENCRVHESQVMGKVGDGFIQAMKVLDGGRISIAALSLGIAKGAYEAALKYSKEREQFGQPIANFQAIAFKLADMATEIEAAELLTFQAADLKNRGLKMTTQAAMAKYYASEVSVRVSTEAVQIFGGYGYTKDFPVEKFYRDSKLCTIGEGTSEIQKLVIGKQILQ
- the rpsU gene encoding 30S ribosomal protein S21: MIVVQIKEGESIEKALKKYKKKFEKTGVVKQLRARQSFTKPCIRARQTRLKAVYVQATYRTEQA